One genomic segment of Catalinimonas alkaloidigena includes these proteins:
- a CDS encoding BLUF domain-containing protein — protein MLNDIYALSYISIALEEFDEPKLKALAQHAIQKNKRLDISGYLCFMHNMFFQYLEGSKTEVVDLMNEIEMDIRHQVINLIHFGSIKERKFLGWSMRYLDDGELSSIHLEDMLNWIFTSMQTEDIPLALLKEKVHIMVDQIKTLRGNKTIN, from the coding sequence ATGTTAAATGATATCTATGCGCTGTCATATATCAGCATCGCTTTAGAAGAATTTGATGAGCCAAAGCTCAAAGCACTTGCCCAACATGCCATCCAAAAGAACAAAAGATTAGACATCAGTGGGTATTTATGCTTCATGCATAACATGTTTTTTCAATATCTGGAAGGTAGCAAGACAGAGGTAGTTGACCTGATGAATGAAATAGAAATGGATATTCGGCATCAGGTAATTAACCTGATTCATTTCGGTAGTATTAAGGAGCGCAAATTTTTAGGATGGTCAATGCGATATCTTGATGATGGAGAACTTAGTTCGATACATCTGGAAGATATGCTCAACTGGATTTTCACAAGCATGCAAACAGAGGATATACCCTTGGCATTGCTTAAAGAAAAGGTTCACATCATGGTTGATCAGATCAAAACACTGCGTGGAAATAAAACGATCAACTGA
- a CDS encoding GbsR/MarR family transcriptional regulator: MTEEELRHETENIGLSFDKLGLTPMAGRVLAYLMLSDPPYRSFDEIVDHLQASKSSISTTLKSLDQTEMVTYKTFPGDRRRYFRVAPERWMAQINIHEKFRIMVNILNQVLAMRTGKENELTPGLKDVRDMYLYFETEIPRMFQRWEEIKKKRET; this comes from the coding sequence ATGACTGAAGAAGAATTAAGACATGAAACGGAAAACATAGGCTTGTCATTTGATAAACTTGGTTTAACACCTATGGCAGGGAGAGTGCTGGCATATTTAATGCTTTCAGACCCTCCCTACCGTTCTTTTGACGAAATTGTGGATCATCTCCAGGCGAGCAAAAGTTCAATAAGCACCACTCTCAAATCGCTGGACCAGACTGAGATGGTAACTTATAAGACATTTCCCGGAGATAGAAGAAGGTATTTCAGAGTCGCTCCTGAAAGATGGATGGCACAAATCAATATTCATGAAAAGTTTCGCATAATGGTAAATATTTTAAACCAGGTATTAGCAATGCGTACGGGTAAGGAAAACGAATTAACCCCGGGGCTTAAAGATGTGAGAGATATGTATCTTTATTTTGAAACCGAGATACCGCGTATGTTTCAGCGCTGGGAAGAAATTAAAAAGAAAAGAGAAACTTAA